The Leifsonia williamsii genome includes a region encoding these proteins:
- a CDS encoding aldehyde dehydrogenase family protein, giving the protein MSRLAVPKTYKLYIGGKFPRSESGRTYEVLSAKGAFLANAAKGSRKDARDAVVAARGALSGWAGATAYNRGQVLYRIAELMEGRRAQFIDEIRQAEGVSEAAAGAQVDEAIDRWVWYAGWADKFAQVAGNANPVAGPYFNISVPEPTGVVGVIAPQDSSLLGFVSAIAPVLVAGNTVVVVASERFPLSAISLSEVLATSDVPGGVVNILTGSPAEIAPWLASHADVNALDLVGAGALDWVDLQIAAAETLKRVLTPENGPDAAAPSLDRIAFFTETKTVWHTKSLI; this is encoded by the coding sequence ATGAGCCGTTTGGCCGTGCCGAAGACCTACAAGCTCTATATCGGCGGGAAGTTCCCCCGCAGCGAGTCGGGCCGCACCTACGAGGTACTCTCCGCCAAGGGCGCGTTCCTCGCGAACGCGGCGAAGGGCTCCCGCAAGGACGCCCGTGACGCCGTGGTCGCCGCGCGCGGCGCGCTCTCCGGCTGGGCCGGGGCGACGGCGTACAACCGCGGGCAGGTCCTCTACCGGATCGCGGAGCTGATGGAGGGCCGCCGGGCCCAGTTCATCGACGAGATCCGCCAGGCCGAGGGCGTCTCCGAGGCCGCGGCCGGTGCGCAGGTCGACGAGGCCATCGACCGTTGGGTCTGGTACGCCGGGTGGGCGGACAAGTTCGCGCAGGTCGCGGGCAACGCCAACCCGGTCGCCGGACCGTACTTCAACATCTCGGTGCCGGAGCCGACCGGTGTCGTCGGCGTGATCGCGCCGCAGGACTCCAGCCTCCTCGGCTTCGTGAGCGCCATCGCTCCGGTGCTCGTCGCGGGCAACACGGTCGTCGTGGTGGCGAGCGAGCGCTTCCCGCTCTCGGCGATCAGCCTCAGCGAGGTGCTCGCGACGAGCGACGTGCCGGGCGGCGTGGTCAACATCCTCACCGGCTCCCCGGCCGAGATCGCGCCATGGCTCGCGTCGCACGCCGACGTCAACGCGCTCGACCTGGTCGGCGCGGGAGCGCTCGACTGGGTGGACCTGCAGATCGCGGCGGCCGAGACGCTCAAGCGCGTGCTGACGCCGGAGAACGGACCGGACGCGGCGGCGCCGTCGCTCGACCGGATCGCGTTCTTCACCGAGACGAAGACGGTCTGGCACACCAAGTCGCTGATCTGA
- a CDS encoding SGNH/GDSL hydrolase family protein produces the protein MTDGYGTGHGPLVLVGDSLTRNGDWPALLPGEDIVNLGVAGDTSDDVIARLDQIVETRPAVVALLVGTNDLAWRRSVEHIVRNVETILVTLRKELPEGRILAQSVLPRGREFADQIRDVNRHLWQFAPTVHAGWLDLWPAMAQEDGELHPAFTEDGLHLTAEGYQAWAGELAPALERVRQQPPSSRAIQLPNLGGSA, from the coding sequence ATGACGGATGGATACGGAACGGGTCATGGCCCGCTGGTCCTCGTCGGTGACAGCCTGACGCGCAACGGCGACTGGCCCGCGCTGCTGCCGGGCGAGGACATCGTCAACCTCGGGGTCGCGGGCGACACCTCCGACGACGTGATCGCCCGGCTCGACCAGATCGTCGAGACCCGGCCCGCCGTGGTCGCACTGCTGGTCGGGACGAACGACCTGGCCTGGCGACGCTCGGTCGAGCACATCGTGCGCAATGTCGAGACCATCCTGGTCACGCTGCGCAAGGAGCTGCCGGAGGGGCGCATCCTGGCGCAGTCGGTGCTGCCGCGCGGGCGCGAGTTCGCCGACCAGATCCGTGACGTCAACCGGCACCTCTGGCAGTTCGCGCCGACGGTGCACGCCGGCTGGCTCGATCTCTGGCCGGCGATGGCACAGGAGGACGGGGAGCTGCACCCGGCGTTCACGGAGGACGGCCTCCACCTCACCGCGGAGGGCTACCAGGCCTGGGCCGGCGAGCTGGCCCCCGCGCTGGAGCGGGTGCGGCAGCAGCCGCCCTCGAGCCGCGCGATCCAGCTCCCGAACCTGGGCGGTTCCGCTTAA
- a CDS encoding M20/M25/M40 family metallo-hydrolase: MTEGTASGDAALDRFRTLLRLPTVSRTDAETTDWPVFERFIDTLPELYPAVHAALERERHGHSLLYRWRGSSPAGAPTVLMAHYDVVPATDEGWRRPPFAATLTGAGDEQLLWSRGAIDDKGALVAILEAVEALAASGFTPADDVYLSFGHDEETRGTGAQAIAAELRERGVRPALVVDEGGAIVEGIFPGVAKPIAVVGVSEKGITSLRLTVEQNGGHASTPPRMTATVRLARAITRLNARPFPSRLTETNLRMVETLGAHATGPLRAVFTRARRLRPVLHGVFGRLSDETRAIVRTTTAVTQLSGGLAANALPETAEAVVNVRIAVGSSVAEAVEHVRRAIRDPQVRIDVLDPSEPSPVSPMEGPVWERVAAAVAEVHPGAVVTPYVMLGASDSRHFTGIADAVYRFTPFELSAEERGALHARDERIRVATWRRGIAFYRHLLASS; the protein is encoded by the coding sequence GTGACGGAGGGGACGGCGAGCGGCGACGCCGCCCTCGACCGCTTCCGCACCCTCCTGCGCCTCCCCACGGTCTCCCGCACCGACGCCGAGACGACCGACTGGCCGGTGTTCGAGCGGTTCATCGACACCCTGCCCGAGCTGTACCCGGCGGTGCACGCGGCCCTCGAGCGGGAGCGCCACGGCCACTCCCTGCTCTACCGCTGGCGCGGCTCCTCGCCCGCCGGCGCGCCGACCGTGCTCATGGCGCACTACGACGTCGTCCCCGCCACCGACGAGGGCTGGCGGCGCCCGCCCTTCGCCGCCACGCTCACCGGAGCCGGCGACGAGCAGCTGCTCTGGTCGCGCGGAGCCATCGACGACAAGGGCGCCCTGGTCGCCATCCTGGAGGCGGTGGAGGCGCTGGCCGCCTCCGGGTTCACCCCCGCCGACGACGTGTACCTCAGCTTCGGCCACGACGAGGAGACGCGCGGCACCGGCGCCCAGGCCATCGCGGCGGAACTGCGGGAGCGCGGCGTGCGCCCCGCGCTCGTCGTCGACGAGGGCGGCGCGATCGTGGAGGGGATCTTCCCCGGCGTCGCCAAGCCGATCGCCGTCGTGGGCGTCAGCGAGAAGGGCATCACCAGCCTCCGCCTCACCGTCGAGCAGAACGGCGGCCACGCCTCCACCCCGCCGCGGATGACCGCGACCGTGCGCCTGGCCCGCGCCATCACGCGGCTGAACGCCCGGCCGTTCCCGTCACGGCTGACCGAGACGAACCTCCGCATGGTCGAGACCCTCGGCGCGCACGCGACCGGTCCGCTGCGCGCGGTGTTCACCCGCGCACGCCGGCTGCGGCCGGTGCTGCACGGCGTCTTCGGCCGGCTGAGCGACGAGACGCGCGCGATCGTGCGGACCACGACTGCGGTGACCCAGCTGAGCGGCGGCCTCGCCGCGAACGCGCTGCCCGAGACGGCGGAGGCGGTCGTCAACGTGCGCATCGCCGTCGGCTCGTCGGTGGCGGAGGCGGTGGAGCACGTGCGCCGCGCCATCCGCGATCCGCAGGTGCGCATCGACGTACTGGATCCGAGCGAGCCCTCCCCGGTGTCGCCGATGGAGGGGCCGGTGTGGGAGCGCGTCGCCGCGGCCGTGGCGGAGGTGCACCCGGGCGCGGTCGTGACGCCGTACGTGATGCTCGGCGCCAGCGACAGCCGCCACTTCACCGGCATCGCCGACGCGGTCTACCGGTTCACGCCATTCGAACTGAGCGCGGAGGAGCGCGGAGCGCTGCACGCCCGCGACGAGCGCATCCGGGTCGCGACGTGGCGGCGCGGCATCGCCTTCTACCGCCACCTCCTCGCGTCGAGTTAA
- a CDS encoding O-acetyl-ADP-ribose deacetylase produces the protein MSDPIEIVPGDITDETVDAIVNAANSSLLGGGGVDGAIHRRGGPAILQACRELRATTLPDGLPTGQAVATTAGDLAARWVIHTVGPVWSSREDRTPLLQNAYRSSLRVARELGAESVAFPAVSAGVYGWPMEDAARIAVSTVRAVLSSGVGSVEHVRFVLFNDEALAAFRAAAGQ, from the coding sequence GTGTCGGACCCCATCGAGATCGTCCCCGGCGACATCACCGACGAGACCGTCGACGCCATCGTCAACGCGGCCAACAGCTCGCTGCTCGGCGGCGGGGGCGTGGACGGCGCGATCCACCGCCGCGGCGGCCCCGCGATCCTGCAGGCGTGCCGCGAGCTGCGCGCGACGACCCTGCCAGACGGCCTGCCGACCGGCCAGGCCGTCGCGACGACCGCGGGCGACCTCGCGGCGCGCTGGGTCATCCACACCGTCGGCCCGGTCTGGTCGTCGCGGGAGGACCGCACCCCGCTGCTGCAGAACGCCTACCGCTCGTCGCTGCGGGTCGCTCGCGAGCTGGGCGCCGAGAGCGTCGCGTTCCCGGCGGTGTCGGCGGGCGTCTACGGCTGGCCGATGGAGGATGCGGCGCGCATCGCGGTCAGCACCGTCCGCGCCGTGCTCTCCTCGGGCGTCGGCTCTGTCGAGCACGTGCGCTTCGTGCTCTTCAACGACGAGGCCCTGGCCGCCTTCCGCGCGGCGGCGGGCCAGTGA
- a CDS encoding metal-sensitive transcriptional regulator: MIADIKKRALHRTRILEGQLRGLEKMIENEDYCIDIITQSLAIQKSLGSLNKLLVENHLKTHVSEMFEEGGDQRDDAIVELLKVYELSNNRG; this comes from the coding sequence GTGATCGCAGACATCAAGAAGCGTGCCCTCCACCGCACGCGCATCCTCGAGGGCCAGTTGCGGGGGCTGGAGAAGATGATCGAGAACGAGGACTACTGCATCGACATCATCACCCAGTCGCTCGCGATCCAGAAGTCGCTCGGCTCGCTCAACAAGCTCCTGGTCGAGAACCATCTCAAGACGCACGTCTCCGAGATGTTCGAGGAGGGCGGCGACCAGCGCGACGACGCCATCGTCGAGCTGCTCAAGGTGTACGAGCTCTCGAACAACCGCGGGTGA
- a CDS encoding heavy-metal-associated domain-containing protein has protein sequence MQTTYDILGMTCDHCARAVTEELTAIDGVAGVTVDVAAGTATVDSAVPLAEPDVRAAVEEAGYTLARADRLPLL, from the coding sequence ATGCAGACGACGTACGACATCCTGGGCATGACCTGCGACCACTGCGCCCGCGCGGTGACCGAGGAGCTGACGGCCATCGACGGCGTTGCCGGCGTGACGGTGGACGTCGCCGCCGGAACGGCGACCGTCGACAGCGCCGTACCGCTCGCCGAGCCGGACGTGCGCGCGGCCGTCGAAGAGGCCGGCTACACGCTGGCGCGCGCCGACCGCCTCCCGCTGCTCTGA
- a CDS encoding heavy metal translocating P-type ATPase, giving the protein MTATTASGSAARIDLAVEGMTCASCVARVEKRLGRVDGVTATVNLATERASVTAPPGIAVDALIAEVEKAGYRARVLSDSREERRAEDTAVDDRDGDPRRLLPRLIVSVALSVPIVLLAMVPAWRSAPGEWASLLLAAPVVLWGGWPFHRSAAVNLRHGATTMDTLVSLGTLVAFAWSVAVLVSGGGGHVYFEVAAVVTAFLLLGRFAEQRSRRSAGAALRELLSAGVREVSLLDGAGREQRVPVHELRPGDRFVVRPGERIAADGEVLDGSAAIDASALTGESVPVEATAGDAVSAGTIAAGGSLVVRASRVGEDTRLARLAGLVEEAQLGKTRAQRLADRVSAVFVPVVIALAVLTFVVWAVVTGDPAAALSPAVAVLIVACPCALGLATPTALLVGTSRAAQRGILLSGADALERAGRIDTVVFDKTGTLTTGRMTVIGVHAADGDGAGRDGAEALRLAAAAERGSEHPLGRAIAEAALSDAPVSGFRAVAGVGVTATVDGRAVEVRSAGDELPPSLATAAGELRARGATAVAVVVDGRPLAVIGIGDPLRDDARRAVEAVRGLGAEPVVLSGDHQATVQSVIAPLGIARAVGGVAPEQKAAEVARLQREGRRVAMVGDGVNDAAALATADLGIAMGSGSDIAIAAGDLTLLRPEPVLVADALRLARRMLAIIRGNLFWAFAYNVAALPVAALGLLDPMIAGAAMAFSSVFVVLNSLRLRRF; this is encoded by the coding sequence ATGACCGCCACCACAGCCTCCGGCTCGGCCGCCCGCATCGACCTCGCCGTCGAGGGGATGACGTGCGCCAGCTGCGTCGCCCGCGTCGAGAAGCGTCTCGGCCGCGTCGACGGCGTCACGGCGACCGTCAACCTCGCGACCGAGCGCGCCAGCGTCACGGCCCCGCCCGGGATCGCGGTGGACGCGCTGATCGCGGAGGTCGAGAAGGCCGGCTACCGCGCCCGCGTGCTGAGCGACTCCCGCGAGGAGCGCCGCGCGGAGGACACCGCCGTCGACGACCGCGACGGCGACCCGCGCCGCCTGCTGCCGCGACTGATCGTCTCGGTGGCGTTGAGCGTCCCCATCGTGCTGCTGGCGATGGTCCCCGCCTGGCGGTCGGCACCGGGGGAGTGGGCGTCCCTGCTGCTCGCGGCGCCGGTCGTGCTCTGGGGCGGCTGGCCGTTCCACCGGTCGGCCGCGGTGAACCTCCGCCACGGCGCGACGACGATGGACACGCTCGTGTCGCTCGGCACGCTCGTGGCGTTCGCCTGGTCCGTCGCGGTGCTCGTGAGCGGAGGCGGCGGTCACGTCTACTTCGAGGTCGCCGCCGTCGTGACCGCGTTCCTCCTGCTCGGCCGGTTCGCCGAGCAGCGGTCGCGCCGCAGCGCCGGTGCCGCCCTGCGAGAGCTGCTGTCGGCCGGGGTGCGCGAGGTGTCGCTGCTCGACGGAGCCGGGCGCGAGCAGCGCGTGCCGGTGCACGAGCTGCGCCCCGGCGACCGGTTCGTGGTCCGCCCGGGCGAGCGCATCGCCGCCGACGGGGAGGTGCTCGACGGCTCGGCCGCGATCGACGCGTCCGCGCTGACGGGGGAGTCCGTTCCGGTCGAGGCGACAGCGGGCGACGCGGTGTCGGCAGGCACGATCGCCGCGGGCGGCTCGCTCGTCGTGCGGGCCTCCCGCGTCGGCGAGGACACCCGGCTCGCGCGGCTGGCCGGGCTCGTCGAGGAGGCGCAGCTCGGCAAGACGCGCGCGCAGCGGCTCGCGGACCGCGTGTCGGCGGTCTTCGTGCCCGTGGTGATCGCCCTCGCGGTCCTGACCTTCGTCGTCTGGGCCGTCGTGACCGGCGACCCCGCCGCGGCGCTGTCGCCGGCGGTCGCCGTGCTGATCGTCGCTTGCCCGTGCGCGCTGGGGCTGGCGACGCCGACCGCGCTGCTGGTCGGCACCTCGCGTGCGGCGCAGCGCGGCATCCTGCTCTCGGGGGCGGATGCGCTGGAGCGTGCCGGCCGCATCGACACGGTGGTCTTCGACAAGACGGGAACGCTCACCACCGGGCGGATGACCGTCATCGGCGTGCATGCCGCGGACGGCGACGGCGCCGGTCGGGACGGCGCCGAGGCGCTGCGCCTCGCCGCGGCGGCGGAACGCGGTTCGGAGCATCCGCTCGGACGCGCCATCGCCGAGGCGGCGCTCTCCGACGCCCCGGTCTCCGGGTTCCGTGCGGTCGCCGGCGTGGGCGTCACGGCGACCGTCGACGGGCGCGCGGTGGAGGTGCGCTCGGCCGGTGACGAGCTTCCGCCGTCGCTGGCGACCGCTGCCGGCGAGCTGCGGGCCCGTGGCGCGACCGCGGTCGCCGTGGTCGTCGACGGCCGGCCGCTCGCGGTGATCGGCATCGGCGACCCGCTGCGCGACGACGCCCGGCGGGCGGTGGAGGCTGTGCGCGGCCTCGGCGCCGAGCCTGTCGTCCTGAGCGGCGACCACCAGGCGACCGTGCAGTCGGTCATCGCGCCGCTCGGCATCGCGCGGGCGGTCGGCGGCGTCGCTCCGGAGCAGAAGGCGGCGGAGGTGGCGCGCCTCCAGCGCGAGGGCCGACGGGTCGCGATGGTCGGAGACGGCGTGAACGACGCGGCCGCCCTGGCCACGGCCGACCTCGGCATCGCGATGGGGAGCGGCTCCGACATCGCGATCGCCGCCGGCGACCTCACGCTGCTGCGCCCGGAGCCGGTGCTCGTCGCCGACGCGTTGCGGCTGGCGCGGCGCATGCTCGCGATCATCCGCGGCAACCTGTTCTGGGCGTTCGCCTACAACGTCGCTGCCCTCCCGGTGGCCGCTCTGGGGTTGCTCGACCCGATGATCGCCGGGGCGGCGATGGCGTTCTCGAGCGTGTTCGTGGTGCTCAACAGCCTCCGCCTCCGGCGCTTCTGA
- a CDS encoding RbsD/FucU domain-containing protein — protein MLKNLSPLLSGSLLSALDAMHDGDTLTLVGSGYPENTITTPVVHLGDDTTTEAAAEAILSVFPLDNASPSPIVFLDLADEPYEVPDVAFAVNGIASDAELRRVPMTRLELDPFVELARSSSVVVRVGSDAPPCAFLFRRGNL, from the coding sequence TTGCTGAAGAACCTCAGCCCGCTGCTGTCCGGATCGCTCTTGAGTGCTCTGGATGCCATGCACGACGGCGACACGCTTACCCTTGTCGGCAGCGGCTATCCCGAGAACACCATCACCACGCCCGTCGTCCACCTCGGTGACGACACCACCACTGAAGCCGCCGCCGAAGCGATCCTCAGTGTGTTCCCGCTCGACAACGCCAGCCCGTCCCCGATCGTGTTCCTCGACCTCGCCGACGAGCCCTACGAAGTCCCAGACGTCGCCTTCGCGGTCAACGGCATCGCCTCCGATGCCGAGCTGCGCCGCGTGCCCATGACGCGTCTCGAGCTCGACCCGTTCGTCGAGCTCGCCCGCTCCTCCTCCGTCGTCGTGCGCGTCGGGTCCGACGCCCCGCCGTGCGCCTTCCTGTTCAGGAGGGGCAACCTGTAG
- a CDS encoding DUF6804 family protein, whose amino-acid sequence MSASRTPQPPAVNRAALAPGLLGAIVLLAGLGLLGGEWYLFVQYGASILALILCVFAGQARAWWWLLGLIPLAIVFNPVLPLPIDDTLLRVLHVAGAVLFVCAGILIKIPADGRR is encoded by the coding sequence GTGTCCGCCTCCCGCACCCCGCAGCCGCCCGCCGTCAACCGCGCCGCCCTCGCGCCCGGATTGCTGGGCGCGATCGTCCTGCTCGCGGGTCTCGGGCTGCTGGGCGGAGAGTGGTACCTGTTCGTGCAGTACGGCGCGAGCATCCTCGCGCTGATCCTCTGCGTCTTCGCCGGACAGGCGCGCGCCTGGTGGTGGTTGCTGGGGCTGATCCCGCTCGCCATCGTGTTCAACCCGGTGCTGCCCCTCCCGATCGATGACACGCTGCTGCGCGTGCTGCACGTCGCCGGCGCCGTGCTGTTCGTCTGCGCGGGAATCCTGATCAAGATCCCGGCGGATGGGCGTCGCTGA